In the genome of Petrotoga miotherma DSM 10691, one region contains:
- a CDS encoding Kiwa anti-phage protein KwaB-like domain-containing protein, which yields MNKVNWDEILENIFLKENLELLRELIDTSEDFIMDVFIQNENNEIFWLKNEDPFFFKSIFLASADEFLNDLVDKESNKVDEYETVIHDRSFLFLKDVKENVSDVGDIVEIIREGKYIKNYSNGELETIKKFKLIVKLYSKELNDFLLGIQYLTASKIFKDKRILALTARKIQPLKERLFIIPKNSFDYMVVGDTVLIRNLTYFERDFGFYKKYEEAKDEVIEEIKREENLFGKDIKLKGIDYFSEKIKNKPLYLKRFYKVIKKGNYKKFEFSKVKEIIDDFNLKVKFDESNKCIDLGEETSIKDFLQLYDELYYRSDLSGNRMVASENSPYKE from the coding sequence ATGAATAAAGTTAATTGGGATGAGATTTTAGAGAATATCTTTTTAAAAGAGAATTTAGAACTTCTTAGGGAGTTAATAGATACTTCAGAGGATTTCATAATGGATGTTTTTATCCAAAATGAGAACAACGAAATATTTTGGTTGAAAAATGAAGATCCCTTCTTTTTCAAGAGCATTTTTCTGGCCTCTGCTGACGAGTTTTTAAATGATTTAGTCGACAAAGAGTCAAACAAGGTAGATGAGTACGAGACAGTCATTCATGACAGGAGTTTTTTGTTTCTGAAAGATGTTAAAGAGAATGTGAGTGATGTTGGGGATATTGTTGAGATTATTCGTGAAGGTAAGTATATAAAAAATTATTCTAATGGAGAGTTGGAAACGATTAAGAAGTTCAAACTGATAGTAAAGTTGTATAGTAAAGAGTTGAATGATTTTTTGTTGGGTATTCAATATTTAACGGCTTCCAAAATCTTTAAAGACAAAAGGATTCTAGCTCTTACTGCACGTAAAATTCAACCTTTAAAAGAACGGCTTTTCATAATTCCTAAAAATAGTTTTGATTACATGGTTGTTGGAGATACTGTCTTAATTAGAAATCTGACTTATTTTGAAAGAGATTTCGGGTTTTACAAGAAATATGAAGAGGCTAAAGATGAAGTTATCGAGGAAATAAAAAGAGAGGAGAATCTTTTTGGTAAGGATATTAAATTAAAAGGTATCGATTATTTTAGTGAGAAAATCAAAAATAAACCTTTGTATTTGAAGAGGTTTTATAAGGTTATCAAAAAAGGTAATTATAAGAAATTTGAGTTTTCTAAGGTTAAGGAGATAATAGATGATTTCAATCTAAAAGTTAAGTTTGATGAGAGTAATAAATGTATTGATTTAGGCGAAGAGACTTCTATTAAAGATTTTTTGCAACTCTACGACGAACTGTATTATAGATCTGATTTGTCAGGCAATAGAATGGTGGCAAGTGAAAATAGCCCTTATAAAGAGTAA